Proteins co-encoded in one Streptomyces sp. NBC_01283 genomic window:
- a CDS encoding SGNH/GDSL hydrolase family protein — protein sequence MRNRRHRSRAAVAAATAVLLGATALTACDASGGDSPAPQGPSADKPSPKPTPVWDTSPDSLAAVGDSITRGFDACSVLADCPEASWATGTDSEVRSLATRLLGKERAAEHSWNYAKTGARMADLPGQVEQAAAERPELITVMAGANDACRPSVASMTPVGEFRADFEKAMRTLRRELPKTQVYVTSVPDLKRLWSQGRTNALGKQIWKLGICSSMLADPDARDAAATERRAGVQNRVVAYNDVLKDVCAKDLRCRYDGGAVFDYRFDGDQLSHWDWFHPSKDGQSRLAELAYRQVKAKNPGDPGT from the coding sequence ATGCGGAACCGAAGGCACCGCTCGCGTGCCGCCGTCGCCGCCGCGACGGCGGTTCTTCTCGGCGCCACCGCACTCACGGCATGCGACGCCTCCGGCGGTGACTCCCCCGCACCCCAGGGGCCGTCGGCGGACAAGCCGTCCCCCAAGCCCACCCCGGTCTGGGACACGTCCCCGGACTCCCTGGCGGCCGTCGGCGACTCCATCACCCGTGGCTTCGACGCCTGCTCGGTGCTCGCCGACTGCCCCGAGGCGTCCTGGGCGACCGGCACGGACTCCGAGGTGCGCAGCCTCGCCACCCGGCTCCTGGGGAAGGAGCGGGCCGCCGAGCACAGCTGGAACTACGCGAAGACCGGCGCCCGCATGGCGGATCTCCCGGGGCAGGTCGAGCAGGCCGCTGCCGAGCGGCCCGAGCTGATCACGGTGATGGCGGGGGCGAACGACGCGTGCCGTCCCTCGGTCGCTTCCATGACGCCGGTCGGCGAGTTCCGCGCGGACTTCGAGAAGGCGATGCGCACGCTGCGGCGCGAGCTCCCCAAGACCCAGGTGTACGTCACCTCCGTACCGGACCTGAAGCGGCTCTGGTCCCAGGGGCGCACCAACGCGCTGGGCAAGCAGATCTGGAAGCTGGGCATCTGCTCGTCGATGCTGGCGGACCCGGATGCGCGGGACGCGGCGGCGACGGAGCGGCGGGCCGGCGTGCAGAACCGGGTGGTCGCGTACAACGACGTGCTCAAGGATGTGTGCGCCAAGGATCTGCGCTGCCGGTACGACGGCGGTGCGGTCTTCGACTACCGCTTCGACGGCGACCAGTTGAGCCACTGGGACTGGTTCCACCCCAGCAAGGACGGCCAGTCGCGGCTCGCCGAGCTGGCCTACCGCCAGGTGAAGGCCAAGAATCCCGGGGATCCCGGGACCTGA
- a CDS encoding aldose epimerase family protein, with product MRSELFGALPDGTPVHRWTLERGGVRVRVLTYGGIIQSAEVPDRSGRREPVALGFEDLQGYLDHPGPYFGALVGRYANRIAGGEFELDGRTYRLARNNDPNALHGGTAGFDKRVWEAAEAGHGVRLTRVSPDGEEGYPGRLAVAVTYSLDETGALRIAYEATTDAPTVVNLTNHTYWNLAGAGSGSAGGHELRIAAARLTPTDGVQIPTGAYEDVDGTRFDFREARKVGAGIDHNYVLDKGVTTRPVEVAELSDPASGRVLTVATTEPGLQLYTGDHFEETLPFGPGDGVALETQHFPDSPNRPEFPGTVLRPGEVYASETVYGFSVR from the coding sequence ATGCGCAGTGAACTCTTCGGGGCACTCCCCGACGGCACGCCCGTCCATCGCTGGACCCTGGAAAGGGGCGGGGTGCGGGTACGCGTCCTGACGTACGGCGGGATCATCCAGTCGGCGGAAGTTCCTGACCGGTCGGGGCGGCGTGAGCCGGTGGCCCTCGGCTTCGAGGACCTCCAGGGCTACCTCGATCATCCCGGGCCGTACTTCGGGGCGCTGGTGGGCCGGTACGCGAACCGCATCGCGGGCGGCGAGTTCGAGCTCGACGGCCGGACGTACCGCCTGGCGCGGAACAACGATCCCAATGCGCTGCACGGCGGCACGGCGGGCTTCGACAAGCGGGTGTGGGAGGCGGCGGAGGCCGGGCACGGGGTGCGCCTGACCCGGGTGAGCCCGGACGGCGAGGAGGGTTATCCCGGGCGGCTCGCGGTGGCGGTGACGTACTCGCTGGACGAGACGGGCGCGCTGCGGATCGCGTACGAGGCGACGACGGACGCCCCGACGGTCGTGAACCTCACCAACCACACGTACTGGAATCTCGCGGGGGCCGGGAGCGGCAGCGCGGGCGGGCACGAGCTGCGGATCGCGGCGGCGCGGCTCACCCCGACGGACGGCGTGCAGATTCCGACGGGGGCGTACGAGGACGTCGACGGGACGCGCTTCGACTTCCGGGAGGCGCGGAAGGTCGGGGCCGGGATCGACCACAACTACGTGCTCGACAAGGGGGTCACCACGCGGCCCGTCGAGGTGGCGGAGCTGAGCGATCCGGCGTCGGGGAGGGTGCTGACCGTGGCGACGACGGAGCCGGGCCTCCAGCTGTACACCGGGGACCACTTCGAGGAGACGCTGCCGTTCGGCCCCGGGGACGGGGTCGCCCTGGAGACACAGCACTTCCCCGACTCCCCCAACAGGCCGGAGTTCCCGGGCACGGTGCTGCGGCCGGGTGAGGTGTACGCGTCGGAGACCGTGTACGGCTTCTCGGTGCGTTAG
- a CDS encoding glycoside hydrolase family 3 C-terminal domain-containing protein, protein MAGTQGTGATQADRAREAVVEAALAALDLDAKARLLGGRDMWSLHPLPEIGLTSLVMSDGPIGVRGTRWTADDPSIALPSPTALAATWDQDLARRAGTLLAQEARRKGVHVLLAPTVNLHRSPLGGRHFEAYSEDPYLTGVIGTGYVQGVQSGGVGTTVKHFVANDAETDRFTVDNLVGARALRELYLAPFEAIVTNAHPWGIMTAYNQVNGTTMTEHRYLVNEVLRGEWGFDGYNVSDWMAARSTTGAIEGGLDAAMPGPRTVYGDALAEAVRGGRVKESAVDDAVRNVLRLAARVGILEGAEPVVTGLPAEIDGEALAREIARRAFVLVRNENEALPLRPAASVALIGAAARDARVLGGGSATVFPAHVVSPLDGLTAALGEDALTYAVGADPSDELAPAGKGFELRAVCRDADGAVIGEGSLPSGQVQWIGDDLPDGVTHEALASVEVVGSFTPRESGEHSFGTRGVGAFTLSVDGEIVFDGSEVMAAGSDPFEALFGSPVERARVSLTAGAAVEVSLFHPLDKELKAPLPGVVFSFVHLGPRRDPDALIAEAVEAARAADTAVVVVATTERVESEGFDRRDLRLPGRQDDLVRAVAAANPRTVVVVNSGSPVELPWREDVAAVLLGWFPGQEGGAALADVLLGAQEPGGRLPTTWGGLTDAPVTQVTPADGELAYSEGVFIGYRAWEKAGATPAYAFGHGLGYTDWTYESLAVEGTTATVRVRNSGPRTGREVVQVYLAPAADDGTRPARWLAGFAGAEAAPGESVEVRIELPRRAFEIWDESANAWAHQGGSYEIEVGRSIADRRLSETIVV, encoded by the coding sequence ATGGCGGGAACCCAGGGCACGGGAGCCACGCAGGCCGACCGGGCGCGCGAGGCGGTCGTGGAGGCCGCGCTCGCCGCGCTGGACCTGGACGCGAAGGCCCGGCTGCTCGGCGGGCGTGACATGTGGTCGCTGCACCCGCTGCCCGAGATCGGCCTGACGTCCCTCGTGATGTCGGACGGCCCGATCGGCGTGCGCGGCACCCGCTGGACCGCCGACGACCCGTCCATCGCCCTGCCGTCCCCGACCGCGCTCGCCGCCACCTGGGACCAGGACCTCGCCCGCCGGGCGGGCACCCTCCTCGCCCAGGAGGCCCGCCGCAAGGGCGTGCACGTCCTCCTCGCGCCCACCGTCAACCTGCACCGCTCACCGCTGGGCGGCCGGCACTTCGAGGCGTACAGCGAGGACCCGTATCTGACCGGCGTCATCGGCACCGGCTACGTCCAGGGCGTGCAGTCCGGCGGCGTCGGCACGACCGTCAAGCACTTCGTCGCGAACGACGCCGAGACCGACCGCTTCACCGTCGACAACCTGGTCGGCGCCCGCGCCCTGCGCGAGCTGTACCTCGCGCCCTTCGAGGCGATCGTCACCAACGCCCACCCCTGGGGCATCATGACGGCGTACAACCAGGTCAACGGTACGACGATGACCGAGCACCGCTACCTGGTCAACGAGGTCCTGCGCGGCGAATGGGGCTTCGACGGCTACAACGTCTCCGACTGGATGGCCGCCCGCTCGACCACCGGCGCCATCGAGGGCGGCCTCGACGCCGCCATGCCAGGACCGCGGACCGTCTACGGCGATGCGCTCGCCGAGGCCGTGCGCGGCGGCCGGGTCAAGGAGTCGGCGGTCGACGACGCCGTGCGCAACGTCCTGCGGCTCGCCGCCCGCGTCGGCATCCTCGAAGGTGCCGAACCCGTGGTCACCGGCCTGCCCGCCGAGATCGACGGCGAGGCGCTCGCCCGCGAGATCGCCCGCCGCGCCTTCGTCCTCGTGCGCAACGAGAACGAAGCGCTGCCGCTGCGGCCCGCCGCGTCGGTCGCCCTCATCGGCGCCGCCGCACGCGACGCCCGTGTCCTGGGCGGCGGCTCCGCCACCGTCTTCCCGGCGCACGTGGTCTCCCCGCTCGACGGTCTGACGGCGGCGCTCGGCGAGGACGCCCTGACGTACGCCGTCGGTGCCGACCCGAGCGACGAACTCGCCCCCGCCGGCAAGGGGTTCGAGCTGCGGGCCGTCTGCCGCGACGCGGACGGCGCCGTCATCGGAGAGGGCAGCCTCCCCTCCGGCCAGGTCCAGTGGATCGGCGACGACCTGCCCGACGGCGTCACCCATGAGGCGCTGGCCTCCGTCGAGGTCGTCGGATCGTTCACCCCGCGCGAGAGTGGCGAGCACTCCTTCGGCACGCGCGGCGTGGGCGCCTTCACGCTCTCCGTCGACGGTGAGATCGTCTTCGACGGGTCCGAGGTGATGGCCGCCGGGTCCGACCCCTTCGAGGCGCTCTTCGGCTCACCGGTCGAGCGGGCCAGGGTGAGCCTGACGGCGGGCGCGGCGGTCGAGGTCTCCCTGTTCCACCCGCTCGACAAGGAGCTGAAGGCTCCGCTCCCCGGCGTGGTGTTCTCCTTCGTGCACCTGGGACCGCGGCGCGACCCCGACGCGCTGATCGCCGAGGCTGTCGAGGCGGCGCGCGCGGCGGACACCGCGGTCGTGGTCGTCGCCACCACCGAGCGCGTCGAGTCCGAGGGCTTCGACCGGCGGGACCTGCGGCTCCCGGGCCGCCAGGACGATCTGGTGCGTGCGGTGGCCGCGGCCAACCCCCGCACGGTCGTCGTCGTCAACTCCGGCTCCCCGGTGGAGCTTCCGTGGCGCGAGGACGTCGCGGCGGTGCTGCTCGGCTGGTTCCCGGGCCAGGAGGGCGGCGCCGCGCTCGCCGACGTACTGCTCGGCGCGCAGGAGCCGGGAGGGCGGCTGCCCACGACATGGGGCGGCCTCACGGACGCGCCGGTCACTCAGGTCACCCCGGCCGACGGTGAACTCGCCTACAGCGAGGGGGTGTTCATCGGCTACCGCGCCTGGGAGAAGGCGGGCGCCACCCCCGCGTACGCCTTCGGTCACGGCCTCGGCTACACCGACTGGACGTACGAGTCCCTGGCCGTGGAGGGCACGACGGCCACGGTCCGCGTCCGCAACTCCGGCCCGCGCACCGGCCGCGAGGTCGTCCAGGTCTATCTCGCCCCGGCCGCCGACGACGGCACCCGCCCGGCCCGCTGGCTCGCCGGCTTCGCGGGCGCCGAGGCCGCGCCCGGCGAGAGCGTGGAGGTGCGGATCGAACTCCCGCGCCGCGCCTTCGAGATCTGGGACGAGTCCGCCAACGCCTGGGCACACCAAGGTGGTTCGTACGAGATCGAGGTGGGCCGCTCCATCGCCGACCGGCGGCTGAGCGAGACGATCGTCGTCTGA